From the genome of Deinococcus sp. AJ005, one region includes:
- a CDS encoding Gfo/Idh/MocA family protein, whose amino-acid sequence MSAQKKLGVGVIGAHAWAEQAHLPGYHAYDRADLVAICDTVPERAEALAKQFGIRKIYTDAHELINDPEVQMVDVCTPTDTHLPLSLAAINAGKHVISEKPLAHDAKDAFAAAALAKEKGVRTKLGFTFRYSPAIRQIKTWVDDGTLGEIFHVHGLEQNSQFLDPNYPLRQVPQGADWTQLIPSSIVGYGSHLLDLVRWCAGEYQSVIGSLHNYVPERIVRGYEGMQRIPVEDGAVALAEFASGAQGILQTSYIAVGNYPGVELRIYGSKGAAVARLVEENGIAETLHFATPDAVEFRKIDLPDTAYPPGTTLHTPWPELYYRNLIRFWVDEILDDLPGECTFYDGAKSQETVNAIVQSFRERRWVDLPKVEAQ is encoded by the coding sequence ATGAGCGCGCAAAAGAAGCTGGGCGTCGGCGTGATCGGCGCACATGCCTGGGCCGAGCAAGCACACCTGCCGGGCTACCACGCCTATGACCGGGCTGATCTGGTGGCGATCTGCGACACCGTACCAGAGCGTGCCGAGGCGCTGGCAAAGCAATTCGGCATCCGCAAGATCTACACTGACGCCCACGAGCTGATCAACGATCCCGAGGTGCAGATGGTGGATGTCTGCACGCCCACCGACACGCACCTGCCGCTGAGTCTGGCCGCCATCAACGCGGGCAAGCACGTCATTTCTGAGAAACCGCTGGCGCACGACGCCAAGGATGCTTTTGCTGCCGCCGCACTGGCCAAAGAGAAAGGCGTCCGCACCAAGCTGGGCTTTACCTTCCGCTACTCGCCAGCCATCCGCCAGATCAAAACCTGGGTGGACGATGGCACGCTGGGCGAGATCTTCCACGTTCACGGCCTGGAGCAGAACTCGCAGTTCCTGGACCCCAACTACCCACTCCGGCAGGTGCCGCAGGGGGCCGACTGGACGCAACTCATTCCCTCGTCCATTGTGGGCTACGGCTCGCACCTGCTGGACCTCGTGCGCTGGTGCGCAGGTGAATACCAGAGCGTGATCGGCAGCCTGCACAATTACGTCCCCGAACGCATCGTGCGCGGCTACGAAGGCATGCAGCGCATTCCGGTGGAGGACGGCGCGGTGGCCCTGGCCGAGTTTGCCAGCGGGGCGCAGGGCATCCTCCAGACCTCGTATATCGCGGTGGGCAACTATCCCGGCGTGGAACTGCGGATCTACGGCAGCAAGGGCGCGGCGGTGGCCCGGCTGGTGGAGGAAAACGGCATCGCGGAGACGCTGCATTTCGCCACACCCGACGCGGTGGAGTTCCGCAAGATTGACCTGCCCGACACGGCCTATCCGCCCGGCACCACGCTGCACACGCCCTGGCCGGAGCTGTACTACCGCAACCTGATCCGCTTCTGGGTGGACGAGATTCTGGATGATCTGCCCGGCGAATGCACCTTCTACGACGGGGCCAAGAGCCAGGAGACGGTCAACGCCATCGTGCAGTCGTTCCGCGAGCGGCGCTGGGTGGACCTGCCGAAGGTTGAGGCGCAGTGA
- a CDS encoding DUF885 family protein yields MSQLGGWVEQYLALHAQFRPVDASFMGLPGHDDQLPPVGAEALEHERHTLANFLQKIEAGASDPETAGERLDLWLLRSQLRVTLREARERPRQHNPAFYTGEAAFSIISLLLPNERPTNMDAVLARLKAMPEFLATGTKTLEPLNLPADWVERARKEAEALEALLLRGLSKHPDYQVEWQEPAAQAAAALQAFASALKAGDADPACGRDYLEFLMREAHALPFSAAEAEQKAQAAFEALGSELVEMAHKLNPAKSWQEQLVTLEQQHPALNDVQSTYQQWNAHALKAAEGLVTPAREYDLAFEFLPEWAREAAGALYFLFYRSPPAEHPGDGSIYWIFPPGEDTAAYLRGQNIPFIKAVHAVHHGSIGHHTQNARARKAESRLAQLGGTDCASGIAFLSAGTLVEGWACYAEDLLLEAPGFYTLEEQLLLKQFEFRNAACCLADIRLHTGKWTLEQMRAFYRDEVGFAPGRVWAETTRNSIYPATRLMYWLGTQVIRELRAELDLAPQVFHDRLLSYGCAPITLIADEMRRQHPQGTV; encoded by the coding sequence GTGAGCCAGCTTGGAGGGTGGGTAGAGCAATATCTCGCCCTGCACGCTCAGTTTCGCCCGGTGGACGCGTCGTTCATGGGTTTGCCGGGTCACGATGACCAGTTGCCCCCAGTGGGCGCAGAGGCGCTGGAACACGAGCGGCATACCCTCGCCAACTTCTTGCAGAAGATAGAAGCCGGAGCGAGTGATCCTGAGACGGCAGGCGAACGGTTGGACCTCTGGCTGCTGCGCTCCCAGTTGCGCGTCACGTTGCGTGAAGCGCGGGAGCGGCCCCGTCAGCACAATCCGGCCTTCTACACGGGCGAGGCGGCCTTCAGCATCATTAGTCTGCTGTTGCCGAATGAACGCCCGACAAATATGGACGCCGTCCTAGCGCGGCTGAAGGCCATGCCTGAATTTCTGGCCACAGGAACGAAAACGCTGGAACCGCTCAACCTGCCCGCCGACTGGGTGGAGCGTGCCCGGAAGGAGGCGGAAGCGCTGGAAGCTCTACTCCTGCGTGGTCTGTCCAAACACCCCGATTATCAGGTGGAGTGGCAGGAACCCGCCGCCCAGGCTGCCGCCGCCCTTCAGGCATTCGCCTCAGCCTTGAAGGCGGGTGACGCTGACCCGGCTTGTGGACGCGATTACCTGGAATTCCTGATGCGCGAGGCCCACGCTCTGCCTTTTTCAGCGGCGGAAGCTGAACAAAAGGCGCAGGCTGCGTTTGAAGCACTGGGTTCAGAACTTGTGGAAATGGCCCACAAGCTCAACCCAGCGAAAAGCTGGCAGGAGCAATTGGTCACGCTCGAACAGCAGCATCCCGCCTTGAACGACGTGCAGTCCACCTATCAGCAATGGAACGCTCACGCCCTGAAGGCCGCCGAGGGACTCGTGACGCCTGCCCGTGAATATGATCTGGCCTTCGAGTTCTTGCCGGAGTGGGCCAGGGAAGCCGCCGGAGCGCTGTATTTCCTGTTCTACCGCTCGCCACCTGCTGAGCATCCCGGCGACGGCAGTATCTACTGGATCTTTCCGCCGGGTGAGGACACGGCAGCGTACCTGCGCGGCCAGAACATTCCGTTCATCAAAGCCGTCCATGCTGTCCACCACGGCAGCATCGGCCACCACACCCAGAACGCACGGGCGCGTAAAGCAGAATCGCGCCTCGCACAACTGGGCGGCACGGACTGCGCCAGCGGCATCGCCTTTCTGAGCGCGGGCACGCTGGTGGAAGGCTGGGCCTGCTACGCCGAGGACCTGCTGCTAGAAGCGCCCGGCTTCTACACGCTGGAAGAACAGTTGCTGCTCAAGCAGTTCGAGTTCCGCAACGCCGCCTGTTGCCTGGCCGACATCCGCCTGCACACCGGGAAGTGGACGCTGGAGCAAATGCGGGCCTTTTACCGGGATGAAGTGGGCTTCGCGCCGGGCCGCGTCTGGGCCGAAACGACACGTAACAGCATCTACCCGGCCACCCGGCTGATGTACTGGCTGGGGACACAGGTGATCAGGGAACTGCGCGCCGAGCTTGACCTCGCGCCGCAGGTCTTCCATGATCGGCTTCTCTCCTATGGCTGCGCCCCGATCACCCTGATCGCGGACGAGATGCGCCGCCAGCACCCACAAGGAACCGTATGA
- a CDS encoding RraA family protein, which translates to MTATHEPLSKERKAELRERYLKVDTANVADVLDELGHFDYGLASSFWPIHESQNKMAGWAYTIRGQMTPYPGTGDPEKMKAVSGLQDGEISVWSGGGASGICFFGELIALGMQHRGSVGSLIDGGIRDIEWIVKMNFPVFTQYRSPVQSIGRWGVNAWQVPVYLPGATTERVRVRPGDFILADVDGVILVPQELAETVLERAEELTRKEVSIREDLNRGLSLPEVLEKYGHV; encoded by the coding sequence ATGACTGCAACACACGAACCCCTGTCCAAAGAGCGCAAGGCCGAACTGCGCGAACGTTACCTCAAGGTAGACACGGCCAACGTCGCCGACGTGCTGGACGAGCTGGGCCACTTCGATTACGGCCTCGCCAGCAGCTTCTGGCCGATCCACGAGTCGCAGAACAAGATGGCGGGCTGGGCCTACACCATTCGCGGTCAGATGACGCCTTATCCCGGCACGGGCGATCCCGAAAAGATGAAGGCCGTATCTGGTTTGCAAGACGGCGAAATCAGCGTCTGGAGCGGCGGTGGGGCATCAGGCATCTGCTTCTTCGGTGAGCTGATTGCCCTGGGGATGCAGCACCGGGGCAGTGTCGGCTCGCTGATCGACGGCGGTATCCGCGATATCGAGTGGATTGTCAAGATGAATTTCCCGGTCTTCACGCAGTACCGCAGCCCGGTGCAGTCCATCGGACGCTGGGGGGTCAACGCCTGGCAGGTGCCCGTGTACCTGCCGGGAGCCACCACCGAGCGCGTCAGGGTCCGCCCCGGCGACTTTATTCTGGCGGACGTGGACGGCGTGATCCTGGTGCCGCAGGAACTGGCCGAGACGGTGCTGGAACGGGCCGAGGAATTAACCCGCAAGGAGGTTTCCATCCGTGAGGATCTGAACCGGGGCCTGAGTCTGCCGGAAGTGCTGGAAAAGTACGGGCACGTCTGA
- a CDS encoding SDR family oxidoreductase, with the protein MTAASAGLGYATAAALSAEGARVAICSRDLGRAQASATRIHAETGNEVLAFEADVASATDLTRLFGEVQTAFGSLDILVCNAGGPPPGNFSALSEEQWATGVQLTLMSVVRSIWLALPLMRQAGGGRILTLLSSSVKKPIDNLTLSNTFRPAVYGLCKSLSLELAGDNIQVNGLAPGRIETERINQLDDAQAQKRGISRAEIRTASEAQIPMGRLGQPPEFGRVAAFLCSPAAIYVNGSVLLVDGGAVTSL; encoded by the coding sequence GTGACAGCGGCCAGCGCGGGCCTGGGCTACGCGACAGCGGCGGCTTTATCGGCAGAGGGCGCGCGGGTGGCGATCTGCTCGCGCGATCTGGGCCGCGCTCAGGCCTCGGCAACGCGCATTCACGCGGAAACGGGAAACGAGGTGCTGGCCTTCGAGGCCGACGTGGCCAGCGCAACCGATCTGACCCGGCTGTTCGGTGAGGTACAAACTGCGTTTGGCTCGCTGGACATTCTGGTCTGCAACGCTGGAGGGCCGCCTCCCGGCAATTTCTCCGCACTCAGCGAGGAACAGTGGGCCACCGGGGTTCAACTGACGCTGATGAGCGTGGTTCGCAGCATCTGGCTGGCCCTGCCTTTGATGCGGCAGGCGGGCGGGGGGCGCATTCTGACCCTGCTCAGCAGCAGCGTCAAGAAACCCATCGACAACCTGACCCTCTCGAATACCTTCCGGCCCGCCGTGTACGGTCTTTGCAAGAGCCTGTCGCTGGAGCTGGCGGGAGACAACATTCAGGTGAACGGGCTGGCTCCGGGCCGCATCGAGACCGAGCGTATCAACCAGCTTGATGATGCCCAGGCCCAGAAGCGCGGAATCAGCCGCGCCGAGATCCGCACCGCCTCCGAGGCGCAGATCCCGATGGGCCGTCTGGGGCAGCCGCCAGAATTCGGGCGGGTGGCCGCGTTCCTGTGTTCGCCTGCCGCCATCTACGTCAACGGCAGCGTGCTGCTCGTAGACGGGGGAGCCGTGACCAGTCTATGA
- a CDS encoding aminopeptidase, producing the protein MSDQTKNNHSSYDPKAHARLLTDYCIAAQPGERVLVQTTTLALPLVEELHRLLLERGATPLIRLEYPEQLEDFHRLAPDALLDATEPLLLAEVESIAASIRILTPSAPAEGLDPQRAARHRKAMNPVARARAQRRWNLSLYPTAYGALAAQMTVPEYEAFVSSAMFLDTPDPVAKWGEIRDLQAHLIERLARASEVRIVGEDTDLTLNIQGRTWVNSDGKRNMPSGEVFTGPIETSANGHILFDLPTVYGGAAVRNVRLTFKDGLVVDARAEQGEAALLAALETDDGAKWLGELGIGSNAGIQAPSQNILFDEKIGGTVHLALGNGYPETGGTNISALHWDLIKDLRQGGQIMLDGEVFQDGGKFM; encoded by the coding sequence ATGAGTGATCAGACCAAAAATAACCACAGCAGCTACGATCCGAAAGCCCACGCCCGTCTGCTGACTGACTACTGTATTGCCGCCCAGCCGGGCGAGCGAGTGCTGGTCCAGACCACCACGCTGGCCCTGCCGCTGGTGGAAGAACTGCACCGCCTGCTGCTGGAGCGCGGCGCGACGCCGCTGATCCGGCTGGAGTACCCGGAGCAACTGGAGGATTTTCACCGTCTGGCCCCGGACGCTCTGCTGGACGCCACTGAGCCTTTGCTGCTCGCGGAGGTGGAAAGCATAGCTGCTTCCATCCGCATCCTGACACCATCGGCTCCAGCAGAGGGGCTTGATCCACAGCGGGCGGCCCGTCACCGAAAGGCCATGAATCCGGTGGCCCGTGCGCGCGCCCAGCGGCGCTGGAATCTGAGCCTTTATCCGACAGCCTACGGCGCATTAGCCGCACAGATGACCGTGCCCGAATACGAGGCCTTCGTCTCCAGCGCCATGTTTCTGGACACGCCCGATCCAGTGGCAAAGTGGGGCGAGATCCGCGACTTGCAGGCGCATCTGATCGAGCGCCTGGCCCGCGCCAGCGAGGTCCGCATCGTGGGCGAGGACACCGATCTGACGCTGAATATCCAGGGCAGAACCTGGGTCAACAGTGACGGCAAGCGCAACATGCCGTCGGGCGAGGTCTTCACCGGCCCCATCGAGACCAGTGCCAACGGGCACATTCTGTTCGATCTGCCCACGGTCTACGGTGGGGCGGCGGTGCGGAATGTGCGCCTGACCTTCAAGGACGGTCTGGTCGTGGACGCCCGTGCCGAGCAGGGCGAGGCGGCGCTGCTGGCCGCGCTGGAAACCGATGACGGCGCAAAGTGGCTGGGAGAGCTGGGCATCGGCAGCAACGCCGGAATCCAGGCCCCCAGCCAGAACATCCTGTTCGACGAGAAGATCGGCGGCACGGTGCATCTGGCGCTGGGCAACGGCTATCCCGAAACCGGCGGCACCAACATCTCGGCACTGCACTGGGACCTGATCAAGGATTTGCGTCAGGGTGGGCAGATCATGCTGGACGGCGAGGTCTTTCAGGACGGCGGAAAATTCATGTAG
- a CDS encoding nitrilase-related carbon-nitrogen hydrolase encodes MTAPQTDQKAGPLRRFRAIAVQPKWSAENFVSDGAFRSWLRGQLQAAQPHFSPDRPNLVVLTELNGLPLVLRGAGWALALKTFERVALALFLARLPRALPVMVREKVSPIRALQLAASPDNARLYLHTCRDLAREYGVYLCCGSVPMPRYSLVNGQPVREAATLTNQTVLLAPDGTLIGVTDKVHLTPAEEAGGVDLTPGRLGEMRVFPTPVGDLGVAISLDAFRADVIGRLEAGGCTVLLQPDANGAAWTSLEGLPPDPDNVRDQPVAWLESSWTATTSGRSIRYAVNPMVVGNLLDLSFDGQSAITGRAADAPRLRSYVMTELRPGFLALTPWVADGPHAELRAVGQQLAAHSGHPREDAYRTDVLHADLELPASTLTPPPRTPHEQALEVILMQADRPRRVSSVGVWLLAGLGLIAAVSALRHRR; translated from the coding sequence ATGACTGCCCCGCAGACCGATCAGAAGGCTGGCCCGCTGCGCCGCTTCCGGGCGATTGCCGTGCAACCGAAGTGGAGCGCAGAGAACTTCGTCAGTGACGGCGCTTTCCGAAGCTGGCTGCGTGGTCAGTTGCAGGCGGCGCAGCCCCACTTCTCGCCGGATCGCCCCAATCTGGTGGTCCTGACCGAGTTGAATGGCCTGCCGCTGGTGCTGCGTGGTGCGGGCTGGGCGCTGGCACTGAAAACCTTCGAGCGGGTGGCCCTGGCCCTGTTCCTGGCCCGCCTGCCCCGCGCGCTGCCCGTGATGGTGCGCGAAAAGGTCTCACCTATCCGCGCGCTGCAACTGGCGGCCAGCCCGGACAACGCCCGCCTGTACCTGCACACCTGCCGCGACCTGGCTCGTGAGTACGGCGTGTATCTGTGCTGTGGCAGTGTGCCCATGCCCCGCTACAGCCTGGTGAACGGCCAGCCTGTGCGTGAGGCAGCCACCCTGACCAACCAGACTGTGCTGCTGGCCCCGGACGGCACCTTGATCGGCGTGACTGACAAGGTTCACCTGACCCCGGCCGAGGAGGCAGGCGGCGTGGACCTGACACCGGGCAGGCTGGGCGAGATGCGCGTCTTTCCCACGCCGGTGGGCGATCTGGGGGTGGCGATCAGCCTGGACGCCTTTCGCGCAGACGTGATCGGGCGACTGGAGGCGGGGGGCTGCACCGTGCTGCTGCAACCCGATGCCAATGGCGCAGCGTGGACCTCTCTGGAAGGTCTGCCGCCGGACCCGGACAACGTCCGCGATCAACCGGTGGCCTGGCTGGAATCGAGCTGGACGGCCACCACCTCAGGCCGCAGCATTCGCTACGCGGTCAACCCGATGGTGGTGGGCAACCTGCTGGACCTCAGCTTCGACGGTCAGAGCGCCATCACTGGCCGCGCGGCGGACGCCCCCAGGCTTCGCAGCTACGTGATGACCGAGCTGCGCCCCGGTTTTCTGGCCCTGACGCCCTGGGTGGCCGATGGCCCCCACGCGGAGTTGCGTGCGGTAGGCCAGCAACTCGCCGCCCACAGCGGCCACCCGCGCGAGGACGCCTACCGCACGGATGTGCTGCACGCTGACCTGGAATTGCCTGCCAGCACGCTGACCCCGCCGCCCCGGACCCCACATGAACAGGCGCTGGAAGTCATCCTGATGCAGGCGGACAGGCCACGCCGCGTCTCTTCGGTGGGGGTGTGGCTGCTGGCTGGGCTTGGCCTGATCGCCGCCGTCTCTGCGCTCCGGCACAGGCGTTAG
- a CDS encoding S1C family serine protease has translation MRFSPWLPVLLILALGAYLLPNWQPKFELVPKQSPQVSTTLPGTLPEAAQALFEKVRPATVRVESLDPRTREAGIGTGFFISDTGQVLTAYHVVSLGTLFQISMLDGKSYRAKVTAFDARADVALLDVQGRGPFPFLPLAARAPRVGETVLAVGNSGGDFLQPRRGKLLRLGASASRADFPQGTLEMNAPLAPGDSGGPIIDGLGNAIGVVSYISVDSSGITRRSYAVPVVDGDNLITALRTGEKRDTPVLGIELDSVHSGLTEPPGGVITRVVRGSPADRAGLVGGDYDANGNLAKLGDIIITVGGQRTRDANEVILALRSGEVGDTVTIGYIRGKQPRETRITLVAKASLPSLPDE, from the coding sequence GTGCGCTTTTCGCCCTGGCTTCCCGTTCTGCTCATCCTGGCGCTGGGGGCTTACCTGCTGCCCAACTGGCAGCCGAAGTTCGAGCTGGTGCCCAAGCAGTCGCCGCAGGTGTCCACCACCCTGCCGGGCACGTTGCCCGAGGCCGCCCAGGCGCTGTTTGAGAAGGTTCGCCCCGCCACCGTGCGCGTGGAGAGCCTGGACCCCCGCACGCGTGAGGCGGGCATCGGCACCGGCTTTTTTATCAGCGACACCGGGCAGGTGCTGACCGCCTACCACGTCGTCAGCCTGGGCACACTGTTTCAGATCAGCATGCTGGATGGCAAGTCGTACCGTGCAAAGGTGACCGCCTTCGATGCGCGGGCGGATGTGGCGCTGCTGGACGTTCAGGGACGCGGGCCATTCCCCTTCCTGCCGCTGGCAGCCCGCGCGCCGCGCGTGGGTGAAACGGTGCTGGCGGTGGGCAACAGCGGTGGAGACTTCCTGCAACCCCGGCGCGGCAAATTGCTACGGCTGGGCGCGTCGGCGTCCCGCGCTGATTTCCCACAGGGCACGCTGGAAATGAATGCCCCGCTGGCCCCTGGCGACAGCGGTGGACCGATCATTGATGGGCTGGGCAACGCGATCGGCGTGGTCAGTTACATCAGCGTGGACAGCAGCGGTATCACCCGGCGCAGTTACGCGGTCCCGGTGGTGGACGGCGACAATCTGATCACGGCGCTGCGGACCGGTGAGAAGCGCGACACTCCAGTGCTGGGCATCGAACTGGACAGCGTTCACAGTGGCCTGACCGAACCGCCGGGCGGCGTGATTACGCGGGTGGTTCGGGGCAGTCCTGCGGACCGTGCCGGGCTGGTAGGCGGTGACTATGACGCGAATGGCAATCTGGCAAAGCTGGGCGACATCATCATCACTGTGGGTGGCCAGCGGACCCGCGACGCCAACGAGGTCATCCTGGCCCTGAGAAGTGGCGAGGTGGGCGATACCGTGACCATTGGTTACATACGCGGCAAGCAGCCTCGCGAGACCCGCATCACTCTGGTGGCCAAGGCCAGCCTGCCCAGCCTGCCGGACGAGTAA
- a CDS encoding aldose 1-epimerase: MTLEVLPDLGASVLNLRAASGRPVLRAVNVADVETSSQCASFLLIPFSNRIRDAHFPFEGQDVQLAPNTKNGLAQHGDVRNRPWTVTWASDSHLICDFDSRKFSDMNWPWAFTARVEYRLHGPHLDTTITLTNADTRDMPAGMGIHPYFERLQDGIDPALEFDAPLTYDTDERQLTVGGSREVQPDEDFRMPTPISSREVDRTYTAWDGIVRLDWSADGQPARALVQTADNVYSHLVVFTAPDGNLALEPVSHATDAFNLAAQGVAGVDMRVLSPGQSLAGTARITLEGAW; this comes from the coding sequence ATGACCCTGGAAGTGCTGCCCGATCTGGGAGCCAGCGTCCTGAACCTGCGCGCCGCGTCGGGCCGCCCGGTGCTGCGGGCCGTGAATGTGGCGGATGTGGAAACCAGCAGCCAGTGCGCCAGCTTTCTGCTGATCCCATTTTCCAACCGCATCCGGGACGCGCACTTTCCTTTTGAAGGTCAGGACGTGCAGCTTGCACCCAACACCAAAAATGGGCTGGCCCAGCACGGCGACGTCCGCAACCGCCCGTGGACGGTCACATGGGCCTCGGACAGTCACCTGATCTGCGACTTCGATAGCCGGAAGTTCAGCGACATGAACTGGCCGTGGGCCTTTACCGCGCGCGTGGAGTACCGCCTGCACGGGCCACATCTGGACACCACCATCACGCTGACCAACGCCGATACCCGTGACATGCCTGCCGGGATGGGGATACATCCGTACTTCGAGCGCCTGCAAGACGGTATCGATCCGGCACTGGAATTTGACGCCCCGTTGACCTACGACACCGACGAACGGCAACTGACGGTGGGCGGATCACGCGAGGTCCAGCCTGACGAGGATTTCCGCATGCCCACACCCATAAGCTCCAGAGAGGTGGACCGGACCTACACCGCCTGGGACGGCATCGTCCGGCTGGACTGGTCAGCCGACGGCCAGCCCGCGCGTGCGCTGGTCCAGACCGCCGACAACGTCTATTCGCATCTGGTGGTCTTCACCGCGCCCGACGGCAATCTGGCGCTGGAACCCGTCTCTCACGCCACCGACGCCTTCAATCTGGCGGCGCAGGGTGTGGCGGGCGTGGACATGCGGGTGCTGTCGCCGGGGCAGAGTCTGGCAGGAACGGCGCGGATCACGCTGGAAGGCGCGTGGTAA
- the rlmB gene encoding 23S rRNA (guanosine(2251)-2'-O)-methyltransferase RlmB translates to MLLYGRNPVLEALKDGRVSEVMVARGVEESFVNELKAGVGESGVRLRFAARIELDQLAGTTAHQGVMAEVEDLAWASVDDILDRAEAKGEELLIVLLDGITDPRNFGAIIRSAEVLGAHGVVVEERRSAPLSPVVAKTAAGATSFLPVAQTKNLPRLIDALKEDRVWVYGAAGESAQDVTKTDFSGRVALVIGAEGEGLRRLVREKCDVLVSIPTRGQVDSLNASVAAGILIHEVMRGRGKA, encoded by the coding sequence ATGTTGCTGTATGGAAGGAATCCGGTGCTGGAAGCCCTGAAAGACGGACGGGTGAGCGAGGTCATGGTGGCGCGCGGCGTCGAGGAAAGCTTTGTGAACGAGCTGAAAGCCGGAGTCGGGGAAAGCGGCGTGCGCCTGCGGTTTGCCGCGCGCATCGAACTGGACCAGTTGGCCGGAACCACCGCCCACCAAGGCGTGATGGCCGAGGTAGAGGATCTGGCCTGGGCCAGCGTGGACGACATTCTGGACCGCGCCGAGGCAAAGGGTGAAGAGCTGCTGATCGTGCTACTGGACGGCATCACCGATCCGCGCAATTTCGGGGCCATCATCCGCAGCGCCGAGGTGCTGGGCGCGCACGGCGTGGTGGTGGAGGAACGCCGCAGCGCCCCGCTGTCGCCCGTGGTGGCCAAGACGGCGGCAGGGGCCACCAGTTTCCTGCCGGTGGCGCAGACCAAGAACCTGCCCCGCCTGATCGACGCCCTCAAGGAAGACCGCGTGTGGGTCTACGGCGCAGCGGGCGAGTCGGCACAGGACGTGACCAAAACGGATTTCAGCGGGCGCGTGGCGCTGGTGATCGGCGCGGAGGGCGAGGGCCTGCGCCGTCTGGTGCGCGAGAAATGCGACGTGCTGGTGAGCATCCCCACGCGCGGGCAGGTAGACAGCCTGAACGCCTCGGTGGCAGCGGGCATCCTAATTCATGAGGTGATGCGCGGGCGTGGCAAGGCGTGA
- a CDS encoding nuclear transport factor 2 family protein, with translation MTITEEFMSALQHAESSKDPAGLVALHAGDVTLSNLTSKTWKGTDGAQAFWETYLSDFETIHSEFTYHHESGGQGVMEWNATGKLKNGDDIDYRGVSIIEIEGGKVSAFRTYYDSAAFVKPVAE, from the coding sequence ATGACCATCACCGAAGAGTTCATGAGCGCGCTGCAACACGCCGAATCCAGCAAGGACCCCGCCGGGCTGGTGGCGCTGCATGCCGGGGACGTGACCCTCAGCAACCTGACCAGCAAGACCTGGAAGGGCACCGACGGGGCACAGGCGTTCTGGGAAACGTACCTGAGCGACTTCGAGACGATTCACAGTGAATTCACCTACCACCACGAGAGTGGCGGCCAGGGCGTGATGGAATGGAACGCCACGGGCAAACTGAAGAACGGGGACGACATCGATTACCGGGGCGTCAGCATCATCGAGATCGAAGGCGGCAAGGTGAGCGCATTCCGCACCTACTACGACAGCGCGGCGTTCGTCAAGCCTGTCGCAGAGTAA